A single genomic interval of Argonema galeatum A003/A1 harbors:
- the rsmH gene encoding 16S rRNA (cytosine(1402)-N(4))-methyltransferase RsmH yields MDAIDDYLTNQKEPAAFVHIPVLAHELIEGLAICPGGHYLDATVGGGGHSRLILEAAPDIQITAIDRDEDAIVAAKIYLAEYTSRIQFWQGNFTEYKPEKELFDGIIADLGVSSFHLDTGSRGFSFRHEAELDMRMDRSQSLTADEIINHWEEADLADIFYKYGEERLSRRIARTIVEKRPFQTTTELAEAIARCVPRQYRYGRIHPATRSFQGLRIAVNQELTSLETFLSLAPNWLKPGGRIGIISFHSLEDRIVKHSLRNSEILRVLTKKPIIPQEEEIERNARSRSAKLRFAEKLKKGLGTRG; encoded by the coding sequence ATGGATGCGATCGACGATTATTTGACGAATCAGAAGGAACCAGCCGCATTTGTACATATTCCGGTGCTGGCGCATGAGTTAATTGAAGGGCTAGCAATCTGTCCGGGTGGACATTACCTCGATGCAACGGTAGGAGGTGGCGGACACAGCCGTTTAATTCTAGAAGCTGCACCCGATATCCAGATTACGGCTATTGACCGAGATGAGGATGCGATCGTCGCCGCCAAAATCTACTTGGCTGAATATACCTCACGCATCCAATTCTGGCAAGGCAATTTCACAGAATACAAACCCGAAAAAGAACTATTTGATGGTATAATAGCCGACTTAGGTGTAAGCTCGTTCCATCTCGATACAGGTTCGCGAGGCTTTAGTTTTCGGCACGAAGCTGAGTTGGATATGCGGATGGATCGCAGTCAATCCCTGACAGCAGATGAAATAATCAACCATTGGGAAGAGGCGGATCTGGCGGATATTTTCTACAAATATGGAGAAGAACGACTATCGCGACGAATCGCCAGAACGATCGTAGAGAAGCGTCCGTTTCAGACAACAACCGAGTTAGCAGAGGCGATCGCACGCTGCGTCCCCCGTCAATACCGCTACGGCAGAATTCACCCAGCTACCCGCTCCTTTCAAGGACTGCGAATTGCGGTCAATCAAGAGTTAACATCTTTAGAAACGTTCCTGTCTCTAGCACCCAACTGGCTAAAACCGGGTGGCAGAATTGGCATCATCAGCTTTCACAGTTTAGAAGACCGCATCGTCAAGCACAGTCTGCGAAATTCAGAAATATTGCGGGTGCTGACGAAAAAGCCGATCATACCACAAGAAGAAGAAATAGAAAGAAATGCGCGATCGCGTTCTGCCAAACTCAGATTTGCAGAAAAATTAAAGAAGGGGCTAGGGACTAGGGGCTAG
- a CDS encoding M48 family metallopeptidase — protein sequence MTQEQFDVLVQRLEGFARQQPASYKLRVGLLAALGYAYIFLILAGLIALLAVLVLLVLVSHRINVYMIKFAILLLVPAFIILRSLWVTFPPPTGLALTPQEVPHLFAFVDELTSKLQAPRFHHILLTNEFNAAVVQRPRLGLFGWQQNYLIIGLPLMQALSGSQFRAVLAHELGHLSGNHSRFAGWIYRVRKTHGQIWEKLHQSGMHGSSILFERFFNWYIPFFNAYSFVLARMNEYEADRCAAELTGAKNAAEALISTEVKSRFLESEFWPNIYKQVNHKIEPPEAIYTNMCAALANSLPAEDATRWFEQSLKQKTNNADTHPCLSDRLAALGYFTDKQHNAPLSEPVKLSAAQQFMENVLNKLTTYFDSTWKLANETPWRQEYAYVQESLKNLEALQEKAHQQPLTAEEAWNRASWTAKLKGDEAAIPLLQEILTTQPNDAPANYSLGQILLHKNDDSGIGYIENAMKTNPECVIQGCELIYYFLMQQEQVELAKAYQKRADRQYDLLVKAQQERSTVTDRDRFGQHNLPNTAVDRLRQQLSVYLQIKEAYLVQKELTYFPEKPFYILGIKQNRPWYQLHISDRDRELLNKLVSEIEYPGQAYVIILNDYNGYNQKFAKIIGKIEDACIYRR from the coding sequence ATGACTCAGGAACAGTTCGATGTGCTGGTACAGCGTTTAGAAGGTTTTGCCCGTCAGCAACCCGCAAGTTATAAACTGCGTGTTGGTCTTTTAGCTGCTCTTGGTTACGCTTACATTTTCCTCATCCTAGCAGGACTGATTGCACTGTTGGCGGTTTTGGTGCTGCTGGTGCTGGTTAGCCACAGAATCAACGTTTACATGATTAAGTTTGCCATTCTGTTGCTGGTTCCGGCTTTTATCATTTTGCGATCGCTTTGGGTGACTTTTCCCCCACCTACAGGTTTAGCACTCACCCCCCAAGAAGTTCCACATCTATTTGCCTTCGTTGACGAACTTACCTCTAAGCTACAAGCTCCCCGATTTCATCACATCCTATTGACAAATGAATTTAATGCTGCTGTTGTACAAAGACCTCGTTTAGGTCTGTTCGGATGGCAGCAAAACTACCTGATAATAGGGCTACCTTTGATGCAAGCTCTTTCTGGGAGCCAGTTTCGCGCTGTACTCGCCCACGAATTAGGACATTTATCGGGCAATCACAGTCGTTTTGCTGGCTGGATTTATCGGGTTCGCAAAACCCACGGTCAGATTTGGGAAAAGCTGCATCAAAGTGGAATGCACGGTTCTTCTATTCTTTTCGAGCGATTTTTTAACTGGTATATTCCCTTTTTCAATGCTTATTCCTTTGTTTTAGCACGCATGAATGAATACGAAGCCGATCGGTGTGCAGCAGAGTTGACAGGAGCGAAAAATGCTGCCGAAGCTCTTATCAGTACAGAAGTTAAATCTAGATTTTTGGAAAGCGAATTTTGGCCTAACATTTATAAACAAGTTAATCATAAAATAGAACCACCAGAGGCAATTTATACAAATATGTGTGCTGCCTTGGCGAATAGTTTGCCTGCGGAAGATGCCACTCGATGGTTTGAGCAATCACTCAAACAAAAAACTAATAACGCCGACACCCATCCCTGTCTATCAGATCGCCTTGCTGCATTAGGTTATTTTACCGATAAACAGCATAATGCACCTCTTAGCGAACCAGTTAAATTGAGCGCAGCACAGCAATTTATGGAAAATGTTTTAAATAAGTTGACAACTTATTTCGATAGCACCTGGAAACTGGCAAACGAAACGCCTTGGCGGCAGGAATACGCTTATGTCCAGGAATCGCTAAAGAACCTTGAAGCATTGCAAGAAAAAGCCCATCAGCAGCCTTTAACGGCGGAAGAAGCTTGGAATCGCGCTTCTTGGACGGCTAAATTAAAGGGTGATGAAGCTGCTATACCACTATTGCAAGAAATACTAACAACTCAACCGAACGACGCACCGGCTAACTATAGTCTCGGTCAAATATTGCTACATAAAAATGATGATTCTGGTATCGGTTACATCGAAAATGCGATGAAAACAAATCCGGAGTGTGTTATACAAGGCTGCGAGTTGATTTATTATTTCCTGATGCAACAGGAACAAGTAGAGTTAGCAAAAGCTTATCAGAAGCGTGCCGATCGGCAGTACGATTTATTGGTGAAGGCTCAGCAAGAGCGGTCAACTGTAACTGACAGGGATAGATTTGGACAACACAATCTGCCAAATACAGCAGTTGATCGTCTGCGTCAGCAGTTATCTGTTTACCTTCAGATTAAAGAAGCATACTTGGTACAAAAAGAGCTAACTTACTTTCCTGAAAAACCATTTTATATATTGGGAATCAAGCAAAACCGCCCTTGGTATCAATTGCATATTTCGGATCGCGATCGGGAACTTCTTAATAAGCTTGTCTCGGAAATAGAGTATCCAGGTCAGGCTTATGTTATTATATTGAACGATTACAACGGGTATAACCAGAAATTCGCCAAAATTATCGGCAAAATAGAAGATGCGTGTATTTATCGCCGCTAA
- a CDS encoding NAD(P)H-quinone oxidoreductase subunit H produces the protein MARIETRTEPMILNMGPHHPSMHGVLRLIVTLDGEDVVDCEPVIGYLHRGMEKIAENRTNIMYVPYVSRWDYAAGMFNEAVTVNAPEKLANISVPKRASYIRVIMLELNRIANHLLWLGPFLADVGAQTPFFYIFREREMIYDLWEAATGYRLVNNNYFRIGGVAVDLPYGWVDKCEDFCDYFLPKVDEYERLITDNPIFRRRTEVIGTITREQAINWALSGPMLRASGVKWDLRKVDHYECYDDFDWEVQWETAGDCYARYLVRIREMRESVKIIRQAIKGLPGGPFENLEAKRMAGGPKSEWNGFDYQFIGKKIAPTFKIPKGEIYARVESGKGELGIYLIGDDNVFPWRWKIRAADYNNLQIFPHILKGAKVADIVAILGSIDIIMGSVDR, from the coding sequence ATGGCAAGAATTGAGACCCGAACCGAACCCATGATCCTCAACATGGGGCCGCACCATCCCTCGATGCACGGGGTGTTGAGGTTAATTGTCACCCTGGATGGGGAGGATGTAGTAGATTGCGAGCCAGTTATTGGCTACCTGCATCGCGGCATGGAAAAAATTGCCGAGAACCGCACCAATATCATGTACGTTCCCTACGTCAGCCGGTGGGACTACGCGGCGGGGATGTTCAACGAAGCTGTCACCGTCAACGCACCCGAAAAGCTAGCCAATATTTCAGTTCCCAAACGCGCCAGCTATATCCGCGTCATCATGCTGGAACTGAACCGGATTGCCAATCACCTCCTGTGGCTTGGCCCGTTTTTGGCTGACGTTGGCGCTCAAACGCCCTTCTTCTACATCTTCCGCGAACGGGAAATGATCTACGATTTGTGGGAAGCAGCTACCGGGTATAGGTTGGTGAACAACAACTACTTCCGCATTGGCGGAGTAGCAGTGGATTTGCCTTATGGGTGGGTTGACAAATGCGAAGACTTCTGCGACTACTTCCTGCCCAAAGTGGATGAGTACGAACGCTTGATTACCGATAACCCCATCTTCCGCAGGCGGACAGAAGTCATCGGCACCATCACCCGCGAACAAGCGATTAACTGGGCACTCTCTGGCCCCATGTTACGCGCTTCGGGAGTGAAGTGGGATTTGCGGAAAGTTGACCACTACGAGTGCTACGACGATTTCGACTGGGAAGTGCAATGGGAAACTGCGGGTGATTGTTACGCCCGTTATCTGGTGAGGATTCGCGAAATGCGCGAGTCAGTGAAGATTATTCGCCAAGCGATTAAGGGGCTTCCCGGCGGGCCATTCGAGAACCTGGAAGCCAAACGGATGGCAGGCGGGCCAAAATCTGAGTGGAACGGTTTTGATTACCAGTTCATCGGTAAGAAGATTGCGCCCACTTTCAAGATTCCCAAAGGTGAAATTTACGCTCGCGTTGAAAGCGGTAAAGGCGAGCTGGGAATTTATTTGATTGGGGATGATAATGTATTCCCTTGGCGTTGGAAGATTCGTGCAGCCGATTACAACAATCTGCAAATTTTCCCTCACATCCTTAAGGGTGCAAAAGTTGCCGACATTGTGGCAATTTTGGGCAGTATTGACATTATCATGGGTTCGGTCGATCGCTAG
- a CDS encoding class I SAM-dependent methyltransferase, whose protein sequence is MNDYNLDLCDAIALRISQCPQQRITFAEYMDLVLYHPQHGYYATNKVNIGAQGDFFTSPHLSADFGELLTEQFVQMWQILDCPVPFTLVEMGAGQGILAGDVLRYSQRQYPDFFNAIEYIIVEKSPALKKEQQQRLKELPIRWCAIEEIPTETIIGCCFSNELVDALPVHQFVIENGKLSEIYVTNQDSINFVEVADEPSTNELIKYFELVEIDLISPAYPDVYRSEVNLAALDWLSTVADKLQRGYLLTVDYGYIASRYYSPGRDRGTLQCYYQHAHHDNPYINIGRQDITAHVNFTALERWGELCRLQKIGFTQQGLFLMALGLGNRIASLSSSNATDGKAILQVLQRRDALHQMINPMGLGGFGVLVQSKGLSLQEMAQTLKGLSIPNSPTLT, encoded by the coding sequence ATGAATGATTATAATCTGGATTTGTGTGATGCGATCGCGCTTCGCATTTCCCAATGTCCACAACAGCGCATCACCTTCGCCGAGTACATGGATTTAGTGCTGTATCACCCCCAGCACGGTTACTACGCCACCAATAAAGTCAATATTGGAGCGCAGGGTGATTTTTTCACCTCGCCTCATCTTAGTGCTGATTTTGGCGAATTGCTGACCGAACAATTTGTCCAGATGTGGCAAATTCTGGATTGTCCGGTGCCTTTTACGTTAGTAGAAATGGGCGCAGGACAAGGAATTTTGGCAGGTGACGTTCTGCGATATTCGCAACGGCAATATCCCGATTTTTTTAACGCCATAGAATACATCATTGTTGAAAAGTCACCGGCTTTAAAAAAAGAACAGCAACAGCGGTTAAAAGAATTGCCAATCCGATGGTGTGCTATTGAAGAAATACCAACTGAAACTATTATCGGCTGCTGTTTTTCTAATGAATTGGTTGATGCGTTACCAGTACATCAGTTTGTGATTGAAAATGGCAAACTGAGCGAAATCTACGTAACAAACCAGGATAGTATAAATTTTGTAGAAGTGGCGGATGAACCTTCTACAAATGAGTTGATTAAATATTTTGAATTAGTCGAAATCGATTTGATTTCTCCTGCTTATCCAGATGTCTATCGCAGTGAAGTTAACCTAGCAGCTTTGGACTGGTTAAGTACAGTTGCAGATAAGCTACAGCGCGGATATCTTTTAACTGTTGATTATGGCTATATAGCTAGTCGCTATTACAGCCCAGGTAGAGATAGGGGTACGCTACAATGTTACTATCAGCACGCGCATCATGACAATCCTTATATAAATATTGGCAGACAAGATATCACAGCCCATGTTAATTTTACGGCATTGGAACGCTGGGGTGAATTATGCCGTTTGCAGAAGATTGGTTTTACTCAGCAAGGGTTATTTTTGATGGCGTTGGGGTTGGGGAACCGTATCGCTTCTCTCTCTTCCAGTAATGCTACTGATGGTAAGGCGATTCTGCAAGTTTTGCAGCGTCGCGATGCTTTACACCAAATGATAAATCCAATGGGGTTAGGCGGTTTTGGGGTGTTGGTTCAAAGTAAGGGGTTGAGTTTGCAGGAAATGGCGCAGACTCTCAAGGGTTTGAGTATACCGAATTCTCCTACACTGACATAG